From the Saccharomycodes ludwigii strain NBRC 1722 chromosome I, whole genome shotgun sequence genome, one window contains:
- a CDS encoding uncharacterized protein (similar to Saccharomyces cerevisiae YIL119C | RPI1 | Ras-cAMP Pathway Inhibitor), translated as MSSAGSFRIDTPNGNGYGAVSSQLGIKNTTFKTEPNVYFSGNVIANESADDNINAINMSYQQQFNRNNYLIRPLATSAYNNGFFFKTTPQNMATINSDTTAYNGNYATPITTDSPIIGLKNNYVAKPISKLIKTKKSPRKRLVWKLNQDLILLKLVIENKDLLNNPKYNKHRKSFWDYIADLLISNHNINRNTRQCRERFKLLFTKSIKNIHNNIKPKDVLDEVCLSLHTYFRMNSDNNIFLLKHEHVQDGQDDNIIINKANCQLPDNGDVGCDGAIPLESLDSVVQQKNFFEKKISSLKTEIKHLNGIVNELKELVNDQQKTISMLITNNRQILGVDYPTNNNNNDNNNDNNNNNNNDNNNDNDNDNDSANDDDEDDGEEDNDDNTNNNSSNSNSISNSSSTSSSNTRNNSTGNYYGDNCNNNNKLTYTKAADVINNVNYNKYNNYINNMNFKENFLAQPEQYDKNLYRGYICYPPFTPGYKAANVNMNILNNINHNQGQYNNIKSYGVLACPVNSNDVNLHNTAVNNNNNNNNNITSNNNNMYPTSFLSSPNNNGNISNVNQNIKLNGNNANFGTQQGPKDLLYEHFYRRGP; from the coding sequence ATGTCTTCAGCTGGATCATTTCGGATTGATACACCTAACGGTAATGGTTATGGAGCAGTATCAAGTCAGCTAGggattaaaaatacaacatTCAAAACTGAGCccaatgtttattttagtgGTAATGTAATAGCAAATGAGAGCGCTGATGACAATATCAATGCTATTAATATGAGTTATCAACAGCAATTTAACAGGAATAATTATCTTATACGGCCTTTAGCCACATCTGCTTACAAtaatggttttttttttaaaaccacACCTCAAAATATGGCTACTATCAACTCGGATACTACCGCTTATAATGGTAATTATGCAACTCCTATTACCACAGACAGCCCTATTATTGGgcttaaaaataattatgtTGCTAAACCTATATCGAAATtgattaaaacaaaaaagtcACCGCGGAAAAGACTTGTTTGGAAATTAAACCAAgatttgatattattgaagTTGgttatagaaaataaagatttgttaaataatccaaaatataataaacacAGAAAATCATTTTGGGATTACATCGCTGATTTGTTAATTAGCAAccataatattaatagaaATACAAGACAATGTAGAGAAcgatttaaattattatttactaaaagtattaaaaatattcataataatataaaaccaAAGGATGTACTGGATGAGGTATGTCTTTCGTTGCATACATATTTTCGAATGAATTCAGATAacaacatttttttgttaaaacaTGAACATGTCCAGGACGGGCAGGACGATaacataattataaataaggCAAATTGTCAGCTACCGGATAATGGTGATGTTGGTTGTGATGGGGCTATTCCATTGGAATCTTTGGATTCAGTTGTCCAgcaaaagaatttttttgaaaagaagATTTCTTCATTGAAAACCGAAATTAAACATTTGAATGGAATAGTAAATGagttaaaagaattagTCAACgatcaacaaaaaacaattagCATGTTAATAACTAATAATCGTCAAATTCTTGGTGTTGATTATCCaactaacaataataataatgataataataatgataataataataataataataatgataataataatgataatgataatgataatgatagtgccaatgatgatgatgaggaCGATGGGGAAgaagataatgatgataatactaataataatagtagtaatagtaatagcattagtaatagtagtagtactagtagtagtaacacTAGGAATAATAGTACTGGTAATTATTATGGTGATAATtgcaacaataacaataagcTTACCTACACTAAGGCTGCTGAcgttattaataatgttaactataataaatacaataattatattaataatatgaactttaaagaaaattttctaGCACAACCTGAACAGtatgataaaaatttatatagaGGTTATATATGCTATCCTCCTTTCACTCCAGGTTACAAAGCTGCAAATGTTAACATGAATATACTAAACAATATCAATCATAATCAGGgacaatataataatattaaaagttatGGCGTACTTGCTTGTCCAGTTAACTCAAATGATGTGAATCTGCATAATACTGCtgtcaataataataataataataataataatatcacgagtaataataataatatgtaCCCCACTTCTTTTTTGTCATCACCGAATAACAATGGAAATATTTCCAACgtaaatcaaaatatcaaattaaATGGCAATAATGCTAACTTCGGTACGCAACAAGGACCAAAAGACTTACTTTATGAACATTTTTATAGAAGAGGTCcctaa